The Amycolatopsis coloradensis sequence GACACCCTCGTCGGCGAGCGCGGCCTCACGCTTTCGGGCGGCCAGCGACAGCGGCTCGGCCTCGCCAGGGCGCTGATGACCGATCCCCGCGTGCTGGTCCTCGACGACGCGACCTCCGCCATCGACACGGTCACCGAGGCCGCGATCCACGACACGCTGCGTTCGGTCACCGCGAGCCGGACGACGCTGCTGATCGCGCACCGCCGCTCCACCCTCGCCCTCGCCGACCGGATCGCCGTGCTCGACAAGGGCCGCGTCGTCGACGTCGGCACCGAGGAGGAGCTGCTCGCGCGCTGTCCGCTGTTCCGCGAACTCGTCGCGGGTCCGGGTGACGACGTCGAGGAGCCACATCGCTGCGAAGGCCTGGACTGCGGCCCCTCGGGAATCACCCCGGCGCTGTGGCCGGAGCAGGACAAGGCCGACGAGCTGCCGGGTGAGCGGAAGGGCACCGGCGGCGAATGGGACGTCGACCTGCCGCCCAGCCCCGAACTCGTCGAAGGCGTCCGGAAACTGCCGCCCGCAACCGACGTCCCGCGCCTGCCGGGCACCGATGTCACCGCGCCCGAACCGAAGTTCCGCCTCGGCCGTCTGCTGAGACCGGTGCGCGGCCCGCTGGCCGTGGTGATCGGGCTGGTCGCGGCGGACGCGCTGGCCACCATCGCGATGCCCGCGCTGTACCAGTACGGCATCGACAGCGGGGTGCGCGCGGGAGCGGAGGCGGTGATCTGGCTGGCCGCCGGCATCGGCGCGCTGGTGATCCTCACGGACTGGCTGGTGGTCTACCTCCAGACCAAGATGACCGCGCGGGTCGGCGAGACGGTGCTGTATTCGCTGCGCGTCCGCAGTTACGCCCATCTGCAACGGCTCGGGCTCGACTTCTACGAACGCGAACTTTCCGGGAAGATCATGACCCGGATGACGACCGACGTCGACGCGCTCTCGACGTTCCTGCAGACCGGCGTCGCGCAGGCCGTGGTGAGCGCGCTGACACTGGCCGGGATCGCGGCGGCGCTGATGATCACAGACATCGGGCTGGCGGCGTACGCGCTCGCGGTGCTGCCGATCCTCATCGTGGCGACGGTGATCTTCCGCCGGGCGTCGTCCAAGGCGTATACCGAAGCCCGGGAACGGGTCAGTGTCGTCAACGCGGACATGCAGGAGAACGTGAACGGGCTGCGGGTCGCGCAGGCGTACACCCGCGAGGAGCGGACGGCGGAGAAGTTCGCTTCCCGCAGCGACGAGTACCGGCGTTCTCGGCTGCGTGCCCAACGCTATGTCGCGACGTACTTCCCTTTCGCGGCAATGCTTTCCGGATTGGCCGAGGTCGTCGTGCTGATCGTCGGCGCGAACCGGGTCGCGGCGGGCACGCTGTCGGCCGGTGTGCTGGTCGCGTTCCTGTTGTACCTCGGCCAGTTCTTCTCGCCGATCCAGCAGCTGTCCTCGGTGTTCGACGGCTATCAGCAGGCGCGGGTCGGGCTGACGCGTATCGGCGACCTCCTGCGCACGCCGACCTCCGTTCCGGCGGCGGAAAACCCGGTCCCGGTCCCGGAGCGGCTGCGTGGTGAAGTCTCCTTCAAGGACGTCTATTTCGCTTACACCGCAACGGATGAGCCCGCGCTGAAGGAACTGACGCTGGAGGTCGCGCCCGGGGAGACAGTCGCCCTGGTCGGTGCGACTGGCGCCGGGAAGTCGACGGCGGTGAAGCTCGTCGCGCGCTTCTACGACGCGACAGGCGGCGTGGTCCGGATCGACGGCACGGACATCCGCGAGTACGACCTGGCCGCACTGCGCACGAGGATGGGCGTGGTACCGCAGGAAGCGCATCTGTTCTCGGGAACTGTGGCGGACAATGTCCGCTACGGCAGGCCTTCCGCGACGGACGCGGAGGTCGAGGAAGCGGTACGGTCGGTCGGCGCGCTCGACGGCGTCGCCGCGCTCCCTGCCGGTTTCCATCAGCCCGTCGGCGAACGCGGACGGTCTCTTTCGGCGGGACAACGGCAACTCGTCGCCCTCGCCCGCGCCGAACTCGTGGATCCGGACGTCCTCCTGCTCGACGAGGCGACCGCGGCCCTCGACCCGTCCACCGAAGCCGCCGTCCTGCGCGCGACGGAGCAGCTCGCGCGCCGCCGCACGACCTTCGTGGTCGCGCACCGCCTCGCCACCGCCGCCAAGGCGGACCGGATCGTGGTGCTGGACCACGGCCGGATCATCGAACAGGGCACGCACGCGGAACTGCTCGCGGCGGACGGTCACTACGCGCGCCTTTGGTCCCTCGGCTGACCACGTCTCGTGAGTGGTGGCGGTTTCGCGTGACTGGATGGCCCCAGCCGCGGTCGTGTCGTCCATCCAGTCACGCGTGTCGTCCGCCGGATCACGCGTGTCGTCCATCCAGTCACGCGTGTCGTCCGGTCAGGCACGCGAAACCGCCGGCACTCACCAGGAACGCGGCTCCGGCGGGGCGTCGCGAGTGGCATCGGGTTCCAGCCCGAAACGCCGTTCACGCGGCGGAGAGATCCAGCCGGAATTGCGCCCCCGGAGCCGACGGCTCCCACCCTCGCGCCAGCGCCAGCCGGATCGCCCGTTCGACATCCGAAGGCAGCACGGCCTTCGACGGCACCCCCATGTAGTTCACCGGATGCGCGTGATCCGTCCGGACCACCAGAACG is a genomic window containing:
- a CDS encoding ABC transporter ATP-binding protein, giving the protein MTTAPPRPCQASPARETAPAPTGGWIRRLAASCWKHPWLVVLSLGAAIIGVGLQAAGPLLIREALDDAVAGDTSRLGLLAAVMAVLQVLTFGNAFARRYVGGRLALDVQHDLRRQVFNAVSRLDGGKQDALRTGQVASRAISDLQLVTSVLMQVPLSAGSVIFALLSLGAMLWMSPTLTLIAMVVAPAIAIIMAVSRKRLFPATWAAQQRAADVAQQVEETVTGVRVVKGFGQEAREVAKLEKTAKKLFAERMRAARLSSLPTATTAALPAAGQVAVLAVGGILALKGEVSLGTFLAFATYLSILIGPARMISSLVVQAQLTRAGAERVNELIDAQPDVVDSPDARPLPEGPLGVRLEDVSFGYTRSDPVLDGLTLEARPGETLALVGTAGSGKSTISLLLPRFYDVHSGSVQVGDLDVRDVRQRDLRSVIGVVFEEAFLFSSSVRDNIAYGRPDASDEEIRAAARAAEADEFIQRLPDGYDTLVGERGLTLSGGQRQRLGLARALMTDPRVLVLDDATSAIDTVTEAAIHDTLRSVTASRTTLLIAHRRSTLALADRIAVLDKGRVVDVGTEEELLARCPLFRELVAGPGDDVEEPHRCEGLDCGPSGITPALWPEQDKADELPGERKGTGGEWDVDLPPSPELVEGVRKLPPATDVPRLPGTDVTAPEPKFRLGRLLRPVRGPLAVVIGLVAADALATIAMPALYQYGIDSGVRAGAEAVIWLAAGIGALVILTDWLVVYLQTKMTARVGETVLYSLRVRSYAHLQRLGLDFYERELSGKIMTRMTTDVDALSTFLQTGVAQAVVSALTLAGIAAALMITDIGLAAYALAVLPILIVATVIFRRASSKAYTEARERVSVVNADMQENVNGLRVAQAYTREERTAEKFASRSDEYRRSRLRAQRYVATYFPFAAMLSGLAEVVVLIVGANRVAAGTLSAGVLVAFLLYLGQFFSPIQQLSSVFDGYQQARVGLTRIGDLLRTPTSVPAAENPVPVPERLRGEVSFKDVYFAYTATDEPALKELTLEVAPGETVALVGATGAGKSTAVKLVARFYDATGGVVRIDGTDIREYDLAALRTRMGVVPQEAHLFSGTVADNVRYGRPSATDAEVEEAVRSVGALDGVAALPAGFHQPVGERGRSLSAGQRQLVALARAELVDPDVLLLDEATAALDPSTEAAVLRATEQLARRRTTFVVAHRLATAAKADRIVVLDHGRIIEQGTHAELLAADGHYARLWSLG